CCAAGGCCCGCGGATCAGAAGAGGTGCATCGAGATGCACCCCTCAGGAGCATGCCCACGAGGCGTGGGCATGGCACCCCGCTCGGGCAAAAGCCACGCGGCTCAGAACAAACGTTCGCGCCCTTTTCGCTCCCATCCCCCGCGCAGGCTAAAGCCTGCGGCTCGCAAGGAGGTGCATCGAGATGCACCCTACCCAGGAAGAGGTGCGTCGGGGACGCACCCTACCGGGTTGGTCCGCACACCGCACCCTACGTCCTATCGTCATACCCGCGGAGTTTGCCGCAGGTCGCAGTCCATTATGGCGGCCGGAACGGGGGAAACAAGGGTGACGGGGAAACCATGGAAAGCGATGAACGCGGGATTCGGGGTGCGAAAGCGAGGCGCGCCTCGCCTAGGGCTCCATATTGTTCGCACTTCTGAGCGGGGGGAAAGTGGTAGAATAATCGTGAAATGACGCTGATCGCAGGGATTCTGGTTGCCTTGCTGGCGGTCCTGCTGGTTATCGGTCTGAGGGGGCGGATGGTCGATGACGATCCGCGCTGCTCGCGCTGCCGGTACAACCTAACGTCGTTGACGGGCGAGCGGTGTCCGGAATGCGGGACGGCGATCGGGGTGAAGACGGTGCGGTTCCGGCGTCGCGCGCGGAATCGGCCGGCGCTGATCTCGGCGGCGGTGGTTGCGAGCATGCTCGTTCTGGGCGGCGGGGCGCTCTCGGGGGCGCGGGCACTGAAGCTCAACTGGTACCCTTACTGCCCGCTGGACTGGGTGCTGTATGCGGCGCGGGAGAGTCGCGCGGCCGGGGAGGAGCTGAGCCGGCGCGTGCGCTTCGAGATGCTCTCGCCGGAGGAGTTGGACAAGGTCGTGCGGACGGCGATGGCGCGCCAGACGGAGACGTATCCGCAAGAGGTGCCGGAGGTGTGGGCGAACGTGCTGGGGATGTTGGAAGTCGCTGGGCGATTGTCGGAGGAAGATCGCGAGGCGTTCCTGGGATCGCTGGTGTGGGCCGAGGTGAAGGTGAGGGAGCGGGTGCGGGTGTGGGAACCGCTCGTCCTCGAACTTCACAGCCGAAGCCGCAGCTCACGATCGGTGCAGTATCAGCCACGTGTCGAGATCGCGAATCTGAAGGGTGGACGGGGCGTTTGGTCGATTGCTCCGCCATTCGCGAGCAGGTTTCTTGGATTAACGTTTAAATTGCCATGGGATAATTCTGCCAAATACGAGGCAACGACATTTCGGAAAGGAAAGCACGTCGTACGGGGGGATTTGAGAATTCGACTGACCGATCCAACACGAATGAAGCGAATCGCCGATCCTGACAGCGGAATGTCATGGAGGCTTGATGACGGATCTGCGGACGTATATCAGAAGTCAGTGCCGTTCGAGTTGCCCTATGAGGTATTCCCATCTGATGCTCCGGACCCGGTTCGTCGGATTGACCAGCCCGAATTGACGCGGCGAATCCGGCGAGACATCAAAGCCGAGTTCAGAAAATCAGAGGGTCCCAAGCCCAACCTGGTTTCCCGCATTTGTTTTGATTTGACGCAGAAAAGACCGAGTGAGATTGACCTTGGATTTGACGTATTTCTACAGATCGATGCGGAGCTGATTCCGGCCGGCGAGGTTCTGTGGCCTAAAGGACGGGTCAACGGGATTTTCCTGGCAAGCAAATTTTTTGCGCCGCGGAAGGTCAATCGCTTTGACGTGATACTTCGTTCGAGCCGGGACGTGGCGATACATACGGTTGATTGCTACGACATCTGGGACGGGGAAATCGTGATTCGCGATGTGCCGGTGCGGTGATGGTGGAGGCGCACGCAGTCGAACATGATTGAACACGGATGGCGTGGTGGGGTGATGAACGTCGAATAGTTCAGGCATGCGAACCGCGTGTCTGGCGACACGCGAACCGCAATGCCCTACGTTCAAGAGCAGGTCCACGAAGCGGGGACATGGCGCGCGAACTCATGAGGCGTGCGGGCAACACGCCTGCCGCAGGCAATCGAAAACGAACGTCCGCGCGGGCAGAAGCCTGCGGCTCAGAAGAGGTGCGTCGGGGGAAGCACCGTACGAGATGGTCCGCGCGGCGGACCCTACGTCTGATCTTCCGGAGCGTCGCCGTTGGACGATTCCGAGTCGGCTTCCGGATCTTCGACGGAAGTTTCACCTTCGGCAACATCGCGGACTGCGTCGACGCTGGCTGACTCCGAGTCGCCAGCGTCACCCTCGCCGACCACTTTTTTCACTTCTTCCGACTCCAGGGCGATCTTGGCCACGGCGACGACGGAGTCTCCTTCATCGAGGCGGATGAGGCGGACGCCCTGGGTGGCGCGGCCGATCTCGCGGAGCTGCGACAGGTCGGTGCGGAGCATCATGCCCTTGGCGGTGATGAACATGAGTTCGTCGGTGTCGCAGACGGCCTCGATGGCGACGACTCGGCCGTTGCGTTCCGTGGCGCGGATGTTGATGACGCCTTTGCCGCCGCGCTTGGTCTTGCGGTACTCGTCGATGTTGGTGCGCTTGCCGTAGCCGTTCTCGCAGACCGTAAGCAACGATCCGCCGGGGTCGATGGCCACGAGAGAGACGATGGAGTCGTCGGCCTCGAGGGTCATGCCCTTGACACCGTGAGCGCCGCGGCCCATGGCGCGAACGTTGGACTCGTCGAAGTGGACGGCCATACCGTTGCGCGTGCCGAGGACGATGTGGTTGCTTCCCGAGGTGCGTTCGACATTGATGAGTTCGTCGTCGGCGTCGAGGGAGATGGCGATGATGCCGCTGCTGCGCGGGCGGCTGTAGGCGCTCATGGGGGTCTTTTTCACCGTGCCGCGAGCGGTGGCGAAGAAGACGAAATCCTCCTCGAACTGCTTGACGGCGAGGACAGCGCGGTGGGTTTCGCCGGGCTGCATCTGGAGGAGATTGGCGATGGACCGGCCGCGCGAGGTGCGACTCAGCGCGGGCAGGTCGTATACGCGGGCCCAGTAGACCCGGCCGCGGTTGGTGAAGAAGAGCAGGTAGTCGTGCGTGGAGACGACGAAGAGATGGGCGAGGAAGTCGCCTTCTTTCGCCGCTCCGCCGCGGATGCCCTTTCCGCCTCGGCCTTGCTTGCGATAGGAGTCGATGTCGGTGCGCTTGATGTAGCCCTCGTGGGAAATGGTGACGATGGTCTGCTCGTCGGGGATGAGCTCCTCCATGCGGAACTCGCCGACGCCTTCGGTGATTTCCGTGCGGCGCTTGCGGGAGAATTTCTCGCGGACTTCGTGGAGGTCCTCGCGAATGATGTCGAGGACGAGGCGCTCATCGCGGAGGATGGCCTCGTAGCCTTCGATCTCCTCGACCAGCTTGGCGTACTCGCCGCCGAGCTTTTCGAGCTCCAGGCCGGTGAGGCGCTGAAGCTGCATGGCCAGGATGGCGTTGGCCTGGACGGCGGTAAGGTGGTGCTCGCCGGTACCGAACCGACGCACGAACGATTCCGGCAGCAGGCGCTGGAGCGTGGCGTGCTCGATGAGGCGCAGCGGGCGGTCCATGAGGTTCTGGCGGGCGGTGGGCGGATCGGCCGAACGCTTGATGATTTCGATGATCTCGTCGATGTCGCCGACGGCGAGGATTAGGCCTTCGAGGATGTGGGCGCGCTGCTTGGCCTTGCGAAGGAGGAACTGGGTGCGGCGGCGGACGACCTCTTTGCGATGGTCGACGTAGAGGCCGAGCATCTGCTTGATGGGCAGGGTGCGCGGCTGGCGCCCGACGAGGGCGATGTTCATGATGTGGAAGCCGGACTGGAGCGGCGTGTACTGGTAAAGCTGGTTGATGATGACGTCTTCGTTGGCGTCGCGCTTGATCTCGACTTCGATGCGGACGTCGTGCTTGCGGTCGGAGGCGTCGTTGACGGCGGAGACATCGCGAATGTGCCCGGCCTTGACGCCGAGGGCGATCTTCTCGGTGACGGTGCTGCGGAGAACGCCGTAAGGAATTTCGTCGATGACGATGGTCTTTTTGCCGGTGCGGCTTTCCTCGACGTGGCATCGGCCGCGGAGGACGATGCTGCCACGTCCGGTGGTGTAAGCATCGACAATGCCGCGGCGGCCGCAGATCTGCCCGCCGGTGGGGAAGTCCGGACCGGGGAGGAACTTCAAGATGTCGGCAACGGTAATGCCGGGGTTGTCCAGGTAGGCAAGGAGCGCGTCGCAAACCTCCGCGGGGTTGTGCGGGGGGATGTTGGTGGCCATACCGACGGCGATGCCCGTGGCGCCGTTGACCAGCAGGTTGGGGAACTTGCCGGGGAGGACGGTGGGCTCGGTGCGGGAGTTGTCGTAGTTGGGTTCGAAGTCGACGGTCTCGTACTGGAGATCGTCGAGCATGAGCGTGGCGGCCGAGGTCATGCGGGCTTCGGTGTATCGCATGGCCGCGGGCGGGTCGCCATCGACGGAGCCGAAGTTGCCTTGGCCGTCGACGAGGGGTTCGCGCATGTTCCAGGGCTGGGCGAGTCGGGCAAGGGTGGGATAGATGACGCCTTCGCCGTGGGGGTGGTAGTTACCGCTGGTATCGCCGCAGATCTTGGCGCATTTTCGGGTCTGGGCGCGGGGGCCGAGGTTGAGGTCGTTCATGGCGACGAGGATGCGGCGCTGGGACGGCTTGAGCCCGTCGCGCACATCGGGCAGGGCCCGGGACATGATGACGCTCATCGAGTAGGTCAGGTAGGAGTCCTGCATCTCCTCGATGAGGGGATGATTGCGTATGCGTTCGGCGGGTTGCTCGGACACCTCGGACATTCAATGACTCCGGGAGAATCGCGGCCCGGCGGAGCGCGTCGGCGCGGTCTCGCGTCGGGGCAGCGTATGGCGAACTGAACACCCGTATTGTACGCGCCAGGGTCGAAATCACAATTGAGAAACCCACCTGCCGGGCGGCTACCGGCGGAGTTGGTCCGGGCTATAATCGGTCATCGGGACGGGTTCGTGTTGACCGCGAGGCACAGGGGAGCAGGGTATGGCATCCAACGCACGGGACGCGCACGCAGCGCTCTGGCTGATCGGGAAGGACATGCCCGGGCTGCTGAACCGGGGGGCACGGTTCGTGGCCGATCACAGCGGGAACATCGACAAGATCATCGCGGACAAGTTCGGGGAGAAGTGCGTCATTTTCATGAGCCTGACGGGCAGCGCCGAGAGCATCGCATCGATGGATGCGGACAAGGGATCGCTCAAGCAGCAAACGGGTCTGGGCGTGGTCTATGAGATCATGAAGGAGCCGACCGTCCCGCCGGGGTACAAGGACGACCTCTATGGGTTCGACATCGTTTGCGACGACGCGGTGGGATTGATCGCGGAGGTGACCCGCCTGCTCGGGGAATTCGACGTGCTGGTCGTGGGTCACACCGGCGAACGGCGCATATTGCCCGGTCCCAAGCCGGTGGCGCAGTCCGGGCAGAAATACGTGGTCATGCTGCCCGAGGAATTCGACCATGTTACCTTCACGCGCGAACTGTGCGACATGGTCCGCCGCTTCAACGGCAACCTGGCCACGCCGCTGAAGCGCGTTCCGGGACTGCTCTGGTGGTGGGAGTGGTAGGGAATGGTGAATGGTGAATTCGGAATTCAGAAAGCGGAATGACGCATCGCCGCGCTATTCATTCGATTGATCAAGTCTCTCAGATTGACGCAAGAATCCATCTTGGCCCTGACGGGCGGCCCACCGCTTGAGCGATGGAGGAGCGATTTCGATTCGCGATGGAATCGCGCCCCCATCACTAATGAGATGGGCCACCCTTGGATGACCGCGCAGGCTGATCCTTGACGCTTCGCGTAAAGGAGAGCAGCCTGCGGCTCGCTGCGTAGAAAGGGAAGGGCGCTAGGCCGTGGCGCGTCGCCTTTCGGATTCGGTTGCCGGGGACCGACGCGCCCAGTTCGACATTCGCTCCAGCTCCGCACCCCAGTCCTCGCCCAGGCGAGTCTCAAGAAATGCACCCCACAATCCGTCCAGGGTCGATGCCGCTTCGCGCATGGAAAGGAAGCGGTGCTCGAGCAGCGCCCAGCCGTCGTCGACATCCTCGGCCGGCGGGATGACGAGTCCGCTCACGGAGCCCGCTTCGTCGAGGGTGAGCGACCACGCCTGGGAGCCTGACTCGGCCAACAAGCCGAGCTTCGAGGGAAGCTTGCCGATACGCAGGGCCGCTCGCACCTCGGGGGACTCGGCCGGTGCGTCGCAGCGGATACTCATGCTCCCGCTCAACTGGAACACGCAGGACATGGCCATGAGTCGATGTACGGCGATGGAGACGCCGCCGCGTCCGACGACCTCGAAAAGCCCCTCGCCCGCGTCGCCGCGAAACATGAGCCAGGCAAGGAACTCGCGGCCCAGGAACGACCGGTCCGCTCCGGGGAAGGTGAGCGACGTTCGCGCATCCGCGTCGGAAGGCGGTTCGACCAGCATTGCGGGAAGTGCGTCATCGAGCCACCGGGTACGACCCGTTCTCTCGCTCCAGCGCGTCGTCAGCTCCCCCGTGGACGCGGGAACAAGTGTGATGTCGAACGTATCCGCGAAGAGCTGCGTGAGGATCTCACCGGGCGTCTTCCCCAGATTTCCGAAATAGGCCACACCGTTCTCGAGATCGATCAGGAGCGGATAGGCGCTAATGCGTCGAAAGGCGCCCTGTCGGGCTTCCTCCTGGGCGCGGCGCTCGGCCGTCTCCTTCGCCAGGCGTCGCTCGGCGCGCCCGAGCGTTGCACCCTCCTCCGCGTCAACGAGCAAGGCGCGTTCCTCCATCTTGCGATACCCCGCGACTACGGCCGGTGGCGGCGACAGGCGATCGACGCGCAGCCCGAGGAAAACGAACGGTCCGCAGGTGATGCGATGCGAGGAGGAAAAGTCCACGTCGAAGACATGCTCGGGAACGATCCACCCCGACTCAACGAGCTGCTTCGGGTCGTATCCTCGGCGGCCGTGGGCGTTCGCGGCGACGGCTGCCAGCCCGTCTTCGGTGAGCCGTTCGGGATGTCGGCCGGAAAGGAAGAACCGCCGAAAGGTCATCGACCCGGATGCGAAACCCATTGGTCAGCTACTCCGTAATGCTTGCTGCCGGGGAACATGGTGCCAACATGATGACACTTCTCGCCAGATGCTGCGGGGACGCTAATCGGACGTGGTTTCGCGGTCAATCGGCCAGGGACGCCGCGTGTCTGTGAACTTCGTGTGAATTGTGATGCAAGTTTCGATCGGTGCGGAGTTATCATTCGGGATGGCCGATTCGCGGAATTGTCGCGCGGCGCGCGAGGAAGCGGGCGGATCGTCTCCGCCCGCTCCACATCGCATCCGTGTTCAAGTGCGGCGCCTACTACGACTCCAGCGCCCCGTTGATGCGTTCCAGGCTTCGAGCGAGATGGCTGGCGATGATCGTCTTGGCCCGCTCGGTTGCGCGCTCGATCACGCCGATGAGATCCGCAACTTCCTCTTCCAGACTCGAGAGCAGGTCCGTGCATTTCGTGGCGATTTCGTCGATGCGCTCCGTTCCGCGACCGGACAGGTCCGTCACGGCTTCCGTGCAGGCCGCGGCCGCCGCCGCGGCTTCGTCGGTTTGCCCGTCATGAATCAGTTGCTTGATTTGCACCACGCAGCGGTTCGTCACCATGCGCATATTCCGGGACGTACGCTCCGTGGCGTGGCCCATGCGGTGGAGGCACCGGGCGGTGAGGACGCGCGGCCGGGGTTGGCGCTCGTCGTCCGCCGCCCGCTCCTGTGCCCACGCTCCGGTCGACATCACGGTTACCAGCGCCCCCACCGTCAGCAGTCGTCGCAACATTGCTCGCTCTCCTTGATCATTCACTCGAATTCCCCCGCCGGGACTCCCCGGCTCGTTACCCCGCCAAACGCCAAGGCCGAGCCCGTATTGCATGGCATGGCCCTTGTTTTCTTGAAGAATTCGCCAGAGGGATTCGATGGCCTGCGATGGTCGGTTCGAACCCATGACCGTAAGATGCTTGTGTCCATTTTTGGAGCACCGCACGTGATTCGAACGAAGATTATCGCCACGCTGGGACCGGCATCGGACGACGAGGCGGTCATACGTCGCCTGCTGCATGCCGGCGTCGACGTCTTCCGACTCAATTTCTCACACGGTTCGCTCGAAGAGCACGCCGCCCGTTACGAACGCATCCGAAAGATATGCCAGGACCTCGACACCCACATTGCGGTGATGGCCGATCTATGCGGGCCCAAGGTTCGCGTCGATCCTGTCGAGAACGGCGGCGTGAACATTGGCGAGGGCGACAAGCTGGACATCGTCGGCGGGACGGTCTTGGGTAATGCGCAACGAATATCCACGAACCGGCCGGGAATCGTGGATGAAGTGAAAAAGGGCCACCGCGTGCTGATCGACGACGGCTCGATCGCGCTGCGCGTGGCGGAGGTGCTTCCGGGGCGCCTGCGCTGCGTGTGCGAAGTCGGGGGGACGATTCGCACACGCAAGGGCGTCAATCTGCCCGACAGCGATCTGGTGGTTTCGGCACTGACCGATGACGATCGCCGGCACGCGGCTTGGGCGTGCGAGCATGGCGTGGAGTACGTTGCGATCTCGTTCGTGCGAAAGGCGTCCGACGTGGACGAGCTTCGCGGACTGCTTCCCGATCCCAATCGAGGTCCGCACGTCGTTTCGAAGATCGAGACGCCCCAGGCGCTTAACGACATCGATGCGATCATCCGCCGCTCCGACGCAGTGCTCGTTGCTCGGGGCGATCTCGGGGTGGAACTCGATCTGGCCAGGGTCCCCCTCGTGCAGAAAGACATCACGCGCCGCTGCCAGGCCGCCGCCAAGCCCGTGATCATCGCCACGCAGATGCTCCAGTCGATGGTCAACGAGCCCTATGCGACGCGCGCGGAAGTCA
This Phycisphaerae bacterium DNA region includes the following protein-coding sequences:
- the pyk gene encoding pyruvate kinase — protein: MIRTKIIATLGPASDDEAVIRRLLHAGVDVFRLNFSHGSLEEHAARYERIRKICQDLDTHIAVMADLCGPKVRVDPVENGGVNIGEGDKLDIVGGTVLGNAQRISTNRPGIVDEVKKGHRVLIDDGSIALRVAEVLPGRLRCVCEVGGTIRTRKGVNLPDSDLVVSALTDDDRRHAAWACEHGVEYVAISFVRKASDVDELRGLLPDPNRGPHVVSKIETPQALNDIDAIIRRSDAVLVARGDLGVELDLARVPLVQKDITRRCQAAAKPVIIATQMLQSMVNEPYATRAEVSDVANAVFDAADAVMLSAETSVGRYPVESVTTMNRIAAEAESYVVRRAETFTADSVATQYPETEAMARAADVLARQAEAVLVAAWTRFGHTVRLLSKCRLNRPVVGITADKSVCGRMSLYYGVFPLTIPRPARVRDMLHELDRTLLARKLCKSGDCVVVIAGRGVEELGSTDNALLVHTVEGG
- the gyrA gene encoding DNA gyrase subunit A encodes the protein MSEVSEQPAERIRNHPLIEEMQDSYLTYSMSVIMSRALPDVRDGLKPSQRRILVAMNDLNLGPRAQTRKCAKICGDTSGNYHPHGEGVIYPTLARLAQPWNMREPLVDGQGNFGSVDGDPPAAMRYTEARMTSAATLMLDDLQYETVDFEPNYDNSRTEPTVLPGKFPNLLVNGATGIAVGMATNIPPHNPAEVCDALLAYLDNPGITVADILKFLPGPDFPTGGQICGRRGIVDAYTTGRGSIVLRGRCHVEESRTGKKTIVIDEIPYGVLRSTVTEKIALGVKAGHIRDVSAVNDASDRKHDVRIEVEIKRDANEDVIINQLYQYTPLQSGFHIMNIALVGRQPRTLPIKQMLGLYVDHRKEVVRRRTQFLLRKAKQRAHILEGLILAVGDIDEIIEIIKRSADPPTARQNLMDRPLRLIEHATLQRLLPESFVRRFGTGEHHLTAVQANAILAMQLQRLTGLELEKLGGEYAKLVEEIEGYEAILRDERLVLDIIREDLHEVREKFSRKRRTEITEGVGEFRMEELIPDEQTIVTISHEGYIKRTDIDSYRKQGRGGKGIRGGAAKEGDFLAHLFVVSTHDYLLFFTNRGRVYWARVYDLPALSRTSRGRSIANLLQMQPGETHRAVLAVKQFEEDFVFFATARGTVKKTPMSAYSRPRSSGIIAISLDADDELINVERTSGSNHIVLGTRNGMAVHFDESNVRAMGRGAHGVKGMTLEADDSIVSLVAIDPGGSLLTVCENGYGKRTNIDEYRKTKRGGKGVINIRATERNGRVVAIEAVCDTDELMFITAKGMMLRTDLSQLREIGRATQGVRLIRLDEGDSVVAVAKIALESEEVKKVVGEGDAGDSESASVDAVRDVAEGETSVEDPEADSESSNGDAPEDQT